The following are encoded together in the Penaeus monodon isolate SGIC_2016 chromosome 44, NSTDA_Pmon_1, whole genome shotgun sequence genome:
- the LOC119568544 gene encoding gastrula zinc finger protein XlCGF8.2DB-like codes for MNTEEKPYSCELYNKAFSQKHNLSKIATEKPYKCEIETKNFSHIANLALHRRLHTEEKPYSLIHMRVQHKKEATQLQAFAIKPSHEEVVKINHMRVHTQEGNPITVTFAIRHSM; via the exons ATGAATACAGAGGAGAAACCATATAGCTGTGAACTTTACAACAAGGCCTTTTCACAGAAGCATAATTTG AGTAAAATTGCAACAGAGAAGCCATACAAATGTGAGATTGAAACCAAGAACTTTTCGCATATAGCTAATCTAGCGCTTCATAGGAGATTACACAcagaggagaagccatacagct TAATCCACATGAGAGTACAACACAAAAAAGAAGCCACACAGTTGCAAGCATTTGCAATAAAGCCTTCTCATGAAGAAGTAGTCAAAATAAACCACATGAGAGTTCATACACAGGAGGGAAACCCTATAACTGTGACATTTGCAATAAGGCATTCTATGTGA